Proteins encoded together in one Triticum dicoccoides isolate Atlit2015 ecotype Zavitan chromosome 7B, WEW_v2.0, whole genome shotgun sequence window:
- the LOC119337507 gene encoding protein CHLOROPLAST IMPORT APPARATUS 2-like encodes MASSCIPTGIRLPDLDMVKAAAVGASSAPGAGAAPLRPAHSSASSALSDASNSSSASSLSLKRARTPRKRPNQTYNEAAALLASMYPSVFPAGDRAPPSPRLLGLASALADDPSRADLLPPFPVLGNAACLLRDAAAPPTTPRSPVLARACPSPAAVSSAFTEFRDSAPSPGTPDGAAGADGPGELDYEDDDDSFDADSFLLGGLDEGAAAEGIDGIMGKLSMESGSDASSINRVLSSSGIDPYIRNLMVLGLGFRRSRSNIKQALKRHDDDSEWWMCPAIPLKDIMPAPPPSMEPPPPVEKKKKKTKKKALKDIAAGPCITCVKEEIPDPAYGDDGIFGPKAPKTGLGLSLNTEEVLKAWYDRGSVFADGNIPDASSTDGLAKLSDIELFLENGAAGAIREGSIQKLKHKQKQCTPLLSNKTRYQARKVHAESRPRVKGRFVSQAALLQKAAEKET; translated from the exons ATGGCGTCGTCCTGCATCCCGACGGGCATCCGGCTGCCGGACCTGGACATGGTCAAGGCGGCGGCGGTCGGGGCGTCGTCGGCGCCGGGCGCGGGGGCGGCGCCGCTGCGGCCGGCGCACTCCTCGGCGTCCTCGGCGCTCTCCGACGCCTCcaactcctcctcggcctcctcgctCTCGCTCAAGCGGGCGCGCACGCCGCGGAAGCGCCCCAACCAGACCTACAACGAGGCGGCCGCGCTGCTCGCCTCCATGTACCCCTCCGTCTTCCCCGCCGGGGACagggcgccgccgtcgccgagGCTCCTCGGCCTCGCCTCCGCGCTCGCCGACGACCCCTCCCGCGCGGACCTGCTCCCGCCCTTCCCCGTCCTCGGCAACGCCGCCTGCCTcctccgcgacgccgccgcgccgccgaccaCGCCGCGGAGCCCCGTCCTCGCCAGGGCCTGCCCGTCGCCGGCGGCCGTCAGCAGCGCCTTCACCGAGTTCCGCGACTCCGCGCCGTCCCCCGGGACCCCTGACGGCGCCGCCGGCGCGGACGGGCCCGGGGAGctcgactatgaggatgatgacgacAGCTTTGACGCAGACTCTTTCCTCCTCGGCGGCCTCGACGAGGGCGCCGCCGCCGAGGGGATCGATGGTATCATGGGCAAACTCAGTATGGAAAGCGGCAGCGATGCCTCTTCCATTAACCGTGTCCTCTCCAGCTCCGGCATAGACCCCTACATCAGAAACCTCATGGTGCTCGGACTCGGGTTCCGGCGCTCCCGGTCCAACATCAAGCAGGCGCTCAAGCGGCATGACGATGACAGCGAATGGTGGATGTGCCCTGCCATTCCATTGAAGGACATTATGCCGGCGCCTCCCCCATCGATGGAACCACCGCCGccggtggagaagaagaagaagaagactaagaAGAAGGCGTTGAAGGACATTGCCGCTGGGCCGTGCATTACATGTGTTAAGGAGGAAATTCCTGACCCTGCTTATGGGGATGATGGAATTTTTGGACCGAAGGCGCCCAAGACAGGATTGGGCCTGAGCCTCAACACTGAGGAGGTGCTGAAGGCGTGGTATGACAGAGGCTCCGTGTTCGCTGACGGCAACATACCTGATGCATCATCCACTGATGGGCTG GCTAAACTTTCAGACATTGAACTGTTTCTAGAGAATGGTGCTGCTGGTGCTATCAGGGAAGGCAGCATACAGAAATTGAAGCACAAGCAGAAGCAGTGCACTCCCCTCCTCTCAAATAAGACTCGGTACCAAGCACGGAAGGTGCACGCCGAGTCTCGTCCTCGGGTCAAG